The Aedes albopictus strain Foshan chromosome 2, AalbF5, whole genome shotgun sequence region TGATTACTGAGACAAAAAACTTACAACCTCTTGTTTTCCAAAACAATATTGCTCATTAGTGACACGCCCTAGTAACAAAATACTGATCATTACTTTCCTTTCTATATCCTTCCAGAAAAGTTCTTACCCGTCATTTCAACGCGGCCGTAGGGAAGAACCAAAAGTGAAATTGATGAGCGCCGCAGCCACCGTCAGTCTGTGTTGAAATTCCGCATCAGATAATGGCAGAAAAATGTATCGTCACGATTAAGGAAGAGCAGCAGCACCAACAGCAGTGTCCCAGCCCTTTGGGAGAGATTAAGAATGATTCCGTGACGACGGCGCTAACCGATACACCTACGACGATCATCACCAGCAGCATAATCCCATCGGGCGCGACCGCGATCAGTCTGCCATCGACAACGACGGTATCCGCCTCTTCGACTCCCACGCAATCCGGTACGATCGACTGCGACGATGACGATGAGCGGGAGGAGAGCGGGGGCCAGCCGCGCGCGAAGGACTGCTATGCGTGGTTCTATCCGACGAACAATGGCGTCGTTGTGGGACACTCCGCCACCGGAAACCAGATCCATCTGGAAACGCCAGCCCTCGAGGAGAAAAGCAACGGTGGCATGAATCTAGCGAAGCCAAAGCGACTGAGCGATGAGTTCTACTCGGCCGACGATGACTACGAcgaggacgatgacgacgagATGATTGGCGGCGGGGAAGATGGAGGTATGTGTTTGTAAATCAGTTGTTATAATTGGCAAAATAGATAATAAGACTCTTTTTTTTTCTGTGGTGTATCGGTTTTGTAAAGTATGCGAtgcactattgagccttaaaattattttgcatctgaatagcattgatattgtcaagcctgtaccaacaccctaatcccacaccaataTACCCTTTTCCTATCTCATGGCGTTTGtatggtcagcaaagactattcagccataaccccccttatcatcggctttggactgacttgcgctctcattgtccCACCAAATGCtactaaatgaaaatgaaaatgatagtttctcttgtaccgacttttcgaaccctctaagcagaataccctcttcgaatgagtgtaatcagtttcgtacgttttaattccgctctatgttgcttatcctttgacagatacgcgtatttcaactaccacttgtaatcttcctcagtgtcagtggataactgacactgaggaagattacaagtggtagtcgaaatacgcgtatctgtcaaagaataagcaacatagggcggaattaaaaggtacgaaactgattacactcattcgatgaaagtttcttctggtattctagCAGGACTTCATTTTGAGATTCTTGCTagtattccttctagaatttatctagaaatttatccatggatttctccaagagcttttGCTGGACTCCCTTTAGAATCGTCGTTATGCATGTTGCAATTCTTCCAGACGTTCTTATAGATGCATTAGTTTGTCCGTATGTGTATTTTATGTAACCTACGTGAACCTAGAAGTACCTACGTGTACACAACATTAATTATAAAAAAGATGCGCAAACGAATAAATGCAacttgttaatttttttttgttctctgCTTGTCCTTCAGGTATTAGCAgtagcagcagcggcagcagcagtttAGCCGGAATCAGTAAAAGTACTGGAGGCGATGGAGATTGCGAAGCACACGCTAGCTTAAATGAGATTAAAAACCTAAGTATCACGAATGGTGTCGGGGAGCTTGGGGAGGATCGATTCGAGCAGGACGATGAAAACTCGATTTCCGATCCGATCTTCATCGGCGAGGAAACTTCGTCTTGCAGTAGCGGGCACCAGCAAATCGTAGCGGAAACCGAAGAAGCGGTGTCCGAAAGAACACAGGAGACTGAAGAAGAGGCAAGTCGGCAGCACGCGGAGCAAAACCCGCTGGGAATGGAACAGGaggaggaaatcccagaggatgAAGGTGTTGCCGCACTGGATGAGAACCTCGATGACGATGAAGATGACGAGGTGGATGAGGATGATGTGCAATCAATCGATGCAATCGAACGTCGGGATTTTGAGCAGGAACAAAAACTGACTGGCGGAATTATAATTAAAAATAGCGCTTTGATACCCGATAACCATAGACTGAATATAGAGTTAATAAGTAGATTTAGTAATAGGAACCGCAACGATGCATTGGCGAAAAAATCTCAGTCTGAGAGCGGCAAAGTTCAGCTTATAACAACGCCAACTAGCAGTAGACACGCGTACAAGAATTGTTGTAATAATCCATCTAGTTCTAATAGCACTAGTAATAGGGAACAAAACAGTAATAGTACAACAAAGTCAACGGTAAAAATTAACCTGTCAGCTAGTCTAGATAGCTACTGTGCAGCTACTGAATCAGAGAATGGGCCCGATATGGCCGATGGGCCTTCCTGTTCTTCCTCGATGGCTTCGTCCTCATCTTCTTTGGCCTCCAGTAGCGGTAAGGCGGCAACGCAGAATCGCCAACAGCAACAACTCGATGCGATCTTCAACAGCAACTCCAACGATAGCCTTTCGTCCGATCGTTCCATCTTCATCCCTAATCTGCAAGCTTTGAAAGCATCGGCCAAGGATTGCCCAACAGCACCCAGCAGTAGTGGCGTCAATGAACCTGGTACTTCATCTTCCTCTTCATCACCTTCACCTTCATCGGGGAGCTGTTCCGCTGGTCCTTCGACGTCCGGAGCAACCAAAGCACCGTCCGACTGCAGCTTATCGTCTTGCGCAACGTCGGTCATCAAACAAACTGGAGAATGCAGCAAAAACATCAACCACCATCCACTTCCCTCGACCAGCACTAGCAGTTCCTCGCTATTTTCCTTCAGCTGTCCCTTTGGCAGTGCCGATCGCGAAACAGGCGAAGGTTGCAGCAGTGGAAATGTATCCCTCAGAAGGTTTTCCTCTAATGGGTCGAATTTTGTAGACAACATCGCTGATGATGTTGAACCTTCTAGCTCGTCTCACCGCATCCGTCAGCCACAACTCCATCACGAACATAATCACATGGAAGATCCCCTACTGGAACCTTCTCAACTGTCCATGCCACCGGAACTGGCCGCATCGGCCTCGGTCGTCGATCACGAATGCGACGAAGACAATTGGGCTGACTGTGAAGAGGGCTCCGACGAGGAGGTTTGCACCTGTCGAGATTACACCGACGATGAGGGAAATGGAACTAACGGCGGAGCGGGTGGCCACGCTAGCAGCGAAGATGAACTGCCTTCTCGGGACGTTGACCTGTCCAGCTTCACTCACATGGATGCCGCGGAAGACATTTTAGCTCACGATCCGAGTACCGGTGGGAGCGCTGGAAGCGCGAACAACACCAGCGGTAGCAACGCACAAACGCCAAGACTGCATCGGAAGCGCAAATTGACCGAAAATCGAATCCTGTTCGGAAGTGGCGGAAGCCGCAGTTCGACGGGAGGAGTGTCGGAGAGCACCGGTGGGCTGGGAAGCCATTGCGATAGTCCCAGTACGGAATCGCTCAACTACAACAGTCGCAAACGATTAGCTTTAGATAGTGCCAGCTCGCCACGGACGTTGCGTAGTCCGTCTAATGTGAGTAGAAAATATCTACCAGGATGATGGCGAAATAATAGCGTTCATTAACACATTTACATTTGTATCAATTGTAGCTTACTTCAACGCCTACGACATCCTCAGCGCTGGGCGAACGGAAAACTCCCCGAAGTGTAATCCCTACCAAAGATAATCCTCCTCCCGAACTGAACGAGTGGCTGATGCAATTCCAGGTTAGTAAAGTTTCTAGATTATTTGCTGTTGATTTCTTTTTTATGCCAAAATTAGTCAAAAGCTTGAAAAATCTGTGTTGAATCATGACATATCAGGATACGGTTATTTGATTGTTCAACATATTCTATAACGAGATTACTATTATTTGTATAATACAGAATAATATTCGACAGTAATGTACTAATAACGAATATCTATTTCTCTCTTTAGCGATGGACACCGGTCGAGCGTCTGGTAGCTGTGGACATGCTAATCGAACACTGCGAACCAACCCAGGTTCGACACATGATGAAAGTCATCGAACCGCAGTTCCAGCGAGATTTTATCTCGCTGCTGCCCAAAGAACTGGCTTTGCAGGTCCTGTCCTATCTGGAACCTAAGGATCTCCTCCGGGCGGCTCAAACTTGTCGCAGCTGGCGTTTCCTAGCGGACGATAACCTCCTGTGGAAGGAAAAGTGCAAGGAAGCCAACATCGTGATGGACGTGACCGGTGGGGACCGACCGAAACGGGGTCGTGCCGGCAATATGCCGCCGATTTCGTCACCCTGGAAGGCGGCCTACATGCGACAGCACATCATCGAGATGAACTGGCGCTCGCGACCGATCCGTACCGCCAAGGTCCTGAAGGGCCACGACGACCACGTCATCACGTGCCTTCAGTTCTGCGGTAACCGCATCGTGTCCGGCTCGGACGATAATACACTCAAAGTGTGGTCCGCCATCACCGGAAAGGTAAGTTTTGTTTATCCTGCATGTGATAAGTTAGAATTCAAGCCCAATTTTCCATTTTGTACAGTGCCTTCGAACACTGGTCGGTCACACGGGTGGCGTTTGGTCGTCGCAAATGTCCGGGAACATAATCATCTCCGGAAGTACCGACCGCACTTTGAAAGTGTGGAACGCCGAAACTGGTCAACTGTTGCACACATTGTATGGACACACTTCAACGGTCCGTTGTATGCATTTGCATGGAAATAAGTGAGTATTCGCTGTAAAAGTTTTAGAGGAAACACATTTTCGAACGAACTTTTCTAATTTTTCAACAGAGTCGTCAGTGGATCTCGGGATGCTACGTTACGTGTGTGGGACGTGGACGAGGGCAGCTGCCTGCATGTTTTGGTTGGTCATTTGGCTGCCGTTCGCTGTGTTCAATACGATGGTAGGCTGGTTGTGTCCGGAGCGTACGATTACATGGTGAAGGTGTGGAACCCGGAGCGGCAGGAGTGTCTGCACACGCTACAGGGTCACACGAATCGTGTCTACTCACTGCAGGTATGTATTCCTCGAATACGGGCGACCTTCGCTATATCCATATGTCGTTATCTTTAATACAGTTCGACGGCATCCACGTGGTGTCCGGTTCATTGGACACGTCGATCCGGGTGTGGGATGCGGAAACGGGCAGCTGCAAGCACGCCCTTATGGGCCATCAAAGTTTAACGTCCGGTATGGAGCTCCGGTCGAACATTTTGGTTTCGGGCAATGCCGATTCCACCGTTAAGGTGTGGGACATCATCACTGGCCAGTGCTTGCAAACGTTATCCGGTAAGTAAAGTTGTTTAACTTACTATCATCAACGAACTTTATCTAAACAGGTTGTGGGAAAACCTACGAAAATCCTTTGATGGTTACAGAGCCCTGACTGTAACGACCGAACAACAAATGAACTAATCTTAAAATATCGAAAATCTCAAAAGACTAAACAGTAAACACTGGGATGTGTTTCATACGGCGAATAAAATAGACTGAGTCGAACGCCGTATATGTGTGTAGGCAGGAGCATCCCACGGGATATATTTCACTGGCTTCCCGAGTTTCTCTGGATTTTTATCcaaagttccttcagcaatttccctTAGTGGTGTTCCGGAGTGGCTTTTCAACagttacttctgaaatttctgcaaaagtttttccattgatttcttccagagaaatttctgggcctctcttagagattttcagatttcctcctggaatttcccaaatTTTCAGCCCGCGAatattcccagattttttttcgccGCAATGCCACAGTTTTactcagaatttcttctgaagttcttctCGATAGTTCTCCAATAGGTCTTatcggagtttctcgcaagattacTTCTTGATTGCTTCCAATTTTCTCCGGGGAATTTCTTGCGTCGCTACTTCATAATCGTACGACCCGTGCTTGGATCTATTCATCGTTAGATGACGTTAAACTCTTATCTGTCATTGGAGCACATGATTTCCATTATTGTAGGCATAAGTTTATTTAGATTCGGCGGTATACCATGTCGAGCTATCATCTGTCGTAATTATTTTTTCCTCAAACATTTCTAAAACAATCGATAATTACTCACTTCTAGGACCCAACAAGCATCAGTCGGCCGTGACGTGTTTACAGTTCAACTCTCGCTTCGTGATAACCAGCTCCGACGATGGCACCGTCAAGCTGTGGGACGTTAAGACTGGCGAATTCATACGCAATCTGGTCGCCCTGGAATCCGGCGGCTCCGGTGGTGTGGTGTGGCGTATTAGGTAAGATTACTGGCCATTAATGACTGACGGAATGAAATATTAAATATGGTCTTTCCATCGACAGAGCTAACGATACGAAGCTGATCTGCGCTGTCGGCTCGCGTAACGGAACAGAGGAAACCAAACTGCTGGTTCTCGACTTCGACGTAGAAGGTGCCTGTTTGAAATGCTCATAGGTTCTGGATAAGTATACTCTTTAACAACCTCCCCCTATACGTTTCCTGCGCTATCCTTCTCCTCAACTATATCTTAAGACTCTGAAGAGTGTCCCCGTTGATAGGACTATAGTTTGCTGAAGGTAAAAAAAACTAGTTATAATTGAAAGCCCGATCAAAGGTATAACAGAAAGGTGTAGCCGGTAGTGATGGAaggaagtgaaaaaaaaactaaagtggCCCTTCCTGAAAGGACAcaacaaaaaagtaaattttaTACCAATAGTAAAGAAAAAAGTGCTTGATTAATAAGGTAATCAGCCAATTGGTCAATCGAAACCGGAGAAACCTGCCGAACGCGTTTTGTGTCCTGCCGTACTGTTGAAGTCCTCATCGTGAGCGTTTGTGTTCGCTTTGAATGTTTGTTAAACTTTGTTTCCTTGTTGAGTTTAACGGAGATCAATATTGTTCACTATTCTAGCACATATGATTTTCCGGCAGCGCCGCGGCTTCTTATATCTTTATGTTTTCTTTTGAAACGAATCGGAATAGTTGATTTTCTTACATTTTATATTGTTCTTTAAAAAAACCTATCTGTCTATGTGTTATGAGTCTAAATGATTCTTATTTGCTCTCACGGTGAGCATCTTTAAACAGGACAACCGTTGCGGTTTCATTTTCTCCGATGTTTTCTAAATTGCATTCGATGCGACCAAATGGCCAGGACAAACATGCTTTAACCTATTAACAATACACAGCTTTCGCTTTAGTTTTTAGTAATTCAATCCTCAATTTTTTGAAGGTGTCGTCGTTGAGCATATTGATTGAACAGGCGCAATCTTATCATAATTCACGAGGCTTTATTTGAAGTTATTATATTGCAAAAATACTTTCAAAGTTTTGAACGTCCAACGGTATTTTGCTGCCCTACAACTTTgcgtgaatttttgaaaaattcattacGCAGAGCAGCAGTACCGTAAAAAACAAACAGGCGCTTAAGATTTTGATAGTTGTTTTTCCTGGTGATAACGATAAATGAAGCTCGTGCATAAACAATGAACTAGAAATAACTACAACAATATTTGAACTGACCGATAAAATATAACGAAACTGGCAGAATTAAACCAACTCTTAAAGAACTAAACACCTTCACGCAAAAATACAAGTATATGCTAGCGAAATCACTACACCCACAGAATAACAAAAATAGCTGAAGGACAGAAAACAAGAAATTCGCGAAAAAATCACACAACCTACAAAACACACGAAAATCACAATTAGGAAAAGAAAAGAAAACCCCGTGTACAATTTAGTTAGTTGTCTGTTTAGAAATTCGATGTCTCAAATGTATAGATTCCAAATGAATGATCTtttgttttttattatttaaGTTTTTGCATCAGTTTAAAGAAATTTATCCCTCATTAGCAAAATTATTACCTCTAGGATTTATTGTCTGAAAACAATTACTATTTTGTTTGGACACATTTTCTTCTTTTCTCAGTTGAATTCGTTTCCTGttgcaaaattcgagatagtCCCCCAAAACAATCCTTCAGTTCCCTgttgaaatgcaaaaaaaaacgaaaccatacgcaaaaacaaaaaaaaaacaaagaacaaATTAACCTCTAAAATTGTAAAGGAAATTATACGAAATAACGTGGTAGTGAACAACTGCAGCGCTACTCAGAAAAGTATGTcgaaaaatccaataaaaacaaAAAGTGAAAACTTTTAGTAACGCATTACCAActatcgagaaaaaaaaacaaccaagcTCATGGTTTGTTCTTTGCATTTTTCCTTATAGAAAATTTGAGAACGCACTCTGAAGAACGGTCATCCGAAAGGGAATCGGGATCTACGTCGTCATCGTCTTCTTCGAGTGATGAATCGCTTTAATTAAATTAAAGCAGTATTTATCTAGTACCATGGGATCAAAAATGTACAAAGGTAAGTTAACACGCTTAAATACATCTTATATTCTCACAACTCAGCTTATCTGTCTTAACGAACCATTCAAATAACCAACCTACCAGAAAAAATacgtttttgcaatttctcatcgtaataggctgttttacctcacgctaatctgacaggaaaaggcctactttcccacacctaattaacagtgctgtaatgatttattacagcactgatttgcgttgcgtaatgaaccattacagcactgttttcagttttggtcaacttcttgatgctttatggacgcagttatgaaaaattgtgacaactgcccAGTATAatctattatgatcagattttcttaaacgttggctatgaacatcagtgtgcagtttgatgtaaaagttttgttaaaactaTCCTTAagtagtaatttatgaaattgcaaaaaacgttgtacgcatctcggtgcagaactcgatttttacagcactcgtcgtacttatccaactcggcaagcctcgttggataagtgtacaactcgtgctgtaaaaatcttcattctgcaccttgttgcgtaaactactattaccggatagactgatggaccaagaacaataatgaaatcACGTCATCCagggattggacttcgttattCATTTGGATAACCGGGCACAATTTAAGTTATGttgtgcatgtttgtgttttgtattTGCAATGTACTATTTTGcttttcgtatctaagttcccagggTCTTCAGTTCGTCTAGtggttaacgttgaacttttcgtcattgcaatcatcgtcatcatcaaacatttgaaagcagttttttcgttcaaaacaaaagtttttgctatgaaaatatattcactgtactccacatgaggaatataatgcagtgaatatattttcatgatccttgttttgatttgcagcgagaaaactgcttttttattttccgaaatatgatgacgaatgcttgagccttaaggctatatggatcgccaatccggagacggcgcgttcgattcccgttccgttctagaaaattttctcgactccctgggcatagtgtatcattgtgcttgcctcacaatatacaaattcatgcaatggtaggcaaagaaagccctgcaattaataactgtggagtgctctaagaacaccaagttgaagagaggcaggccaagtttcaatgcgaacgtagagccatacaaagAAGAAAAAAGAAGATCTATGTTCCCAAACAGGCACCGCCATCGTGAACCTCACTCCGTTCTAAATGCAAAACAAAGCCAGCTTTACATAGGAACT contains the following coding sequences:
- the LOC109422469 gene encoding F-box/WD repeat-containing protein 7-like isoform X1 → MAEKCIVTIKEEQQHQQQCPSPLGEIKNDSVTTALTDTPTTIITSSIIPSGATAISLPSTTTVSASSTPTQSGTIDCDDDDEREESGGQPRAKDCYAWFYPTNNGVVVGHSATGNQIHLETPALEEKSNGGMNLAKPKRLSDEFYSADDDYDEDDDDEMIGGGEDGGISSSSSGSSSLAGISKSTGGDGDCEAHASLNEIKNLSITNGVGELGEDRFEQDDENSISDPIFIGEETSSCSSGHQQIVAETEEAVSERTQETEEEASRQHAEQNPLGMEQEEEIPEDEGVAALDENLDDDEDDEVDEDDVQSIDAIERRDFEQEQKLTGGIIIKNSALIPDNHRLNIELISRFSNRNRNDALAKKSQSESGKVQLITTPTSSRHAYKNCCNNPSSSNSTSNREQNSNSTTKSTVKINLSASLDSYCAATESENGPDMADGPSCSSSMASSSSSLASSSGKAATQNRQQQQLDAIFNSNSNDSLSSDRSIFIPNLQALKASAKDCPTAPSSSGVNEPGTSSSSSSPSPSSGSCSAGPSTSGATKAPSDCSLSSCATSVIKQTGECSKNINHHPLPSTSTSSSSLFSFSCPFGSADRETGEGCSSGNVSLRRFSSNGSNFVDNIADDVEPSSSSHRIRQPQLHHEHNHMEDPLLEPSQLSMPPELAASASVVDHECDEDNWADCEEGSDEEVCTCRDYTDDEGNGTNGGAGGHASSEDELPSRDVDLSSFTHMDAAEDILAHDPSTGGSAGSANNTSGSNAQTPRLHRKRKLTENRILFGSGGSRSSTGGVSESTGGLGSHCDSPSTESLNYNSRKRLALDSASSPRTLRSPSNLTSTPTTSSALGERKTPRSVIPTKDNPPPELNEWLMQFQRWTPVERLVAVDMLIEHCEPTQVRHMMKVIEPQFQRDFISLLPKELALQVLSYLEPKDLLRAAQTCRSWRFLADDNLLWKEKCKEANIVMDVTGGDRPKRGRAGNMPPISSPWKAAYMRQHIIEMNWRSRPIRTAKVLKGHDDHVITCLQFCGNRIVSGSDDNTLKVWSAITGKCLRTLVGHTGGVWSSQMSGNIIISGSTDRTLKVWNAETGQLLHTLYGHTSTVRCMHLHGNKVVSGSRDATLRVWDVDEGSCLHVLVGHLAAVRCVQYDGRLVVSGAYDYMVKVWNPERQECLHTLQGHTNRVYSLQFDGIHVVSGSLDTSIRVWDAETGSCKHALMGHQSLTSGMELRSNILVSGNADSTVKVWDIITGQCLQTLSGPNKHQSAVTCLQFNSRFVITSSDDGTVKLWDVKTGEFIRNLVALESGGSGGVVWRIRANDTKLICAVGSRNGTEETKLLVLDFDVEENLRTHSEERSSERESGSTSSSSSSSDESL
- the LOC109422469 gene encoding F-box/WD repeat-containing protein 7-like isoform X2, which codes for MAEKCIVTIKEEQQHQQQCPSPLGEIKNDSVTTALTDTPTTIITSSIIPSGATAISLPSTTTVSASSTPTQSGTIDCDDDDEREESGGQPRAKDCYAWFYPTNNGVVVGHSATGNQIHLETPALEEKSNGGMNLAKPKRLSDEFYSADDDYDEDDDDEMIGGGEDGGISSSSSGSSSLAGISKSTGGDGDCEAHASLNEIKNLSITNGVGELGEDRFEQDDENSISDPIFIGEETSSCSSGHQQIVAETEEAVSERTQETEEEASRQHAEQNPLGMEQEEEIPEDEGVAALDENLDDDEDDEVDEDDVQSIDAIERRDFEQEQKLTGGIIIKNSALIPDNHRLNIELISRFSNRNRNDALAKKSQSESGKVQLITTPTSSRHAYKNCCNNPSSSNSTSNREQNSNSTTKSTVKINLSASLDSYCAATESENGPDMADGPSCSSSMASSSSSLASSSGKAATQNRQQQQLDAIFNSNSNDSLSSDRSIFIPNLQALKASAKDCPTAPSSSGVNEPGTSSSSSSPSPSSGSCSAGPSTSGATKAPSDCSLSSCATSVIKQTGECSKNINHHPLPSTSTSSSSLFSFSCPFGSADRETGEGCSSGNVSLRRFSSNGSNFVDNIADDVEPSSSSHRIRQPQLHHEHNHMEDPLLEPSQLSMPPELAASASVVDHECDEDNWADCEEGSDEEVCTCRDYTDDEGNGTNGGAGGHASSEDELPSRDVDLSSFTHMDAAEDILAHDPSTGGSAGSANNTSGSNAQTPRLHRKRKLTENRILFGSGGSRSSTGGVSESTGGLGSHCDSPSTESLNYNSRKRLALDSASSPRTLRSPSNLTSTPTTSSALGERKTPRSVIPTKDNPPPELNEWLMQFQRWTPVERLVAVDMLIEHCEPTQVRHMMKVIEPQFQRDFISLLPKELALQVLSYLEPKDLLRAAQTCRSWRFLADDNLLWKEKCKEANIVMDVTGGDRPKRGRAGNMPPISSPWKAAYMRQHIIEMNWRSRPIRTAKVLKGHDDHVITCLQFCGNRIVSGSDDNTLKVWSAITGKCLRTLVGHTGGVWSSQMSGNIIISGSTDRTLKVWNAETGQLLHTLYGHTSTVRCMHLHGNKVVSGSRDATLRVWDVDEGSCLHVLVGHLAAVRCVQYDGRLVVSGAYDYMVKVWNPERQECLHTLQGHTNRVYSLQFDGIHVVSGSLDTSIRVWDAETGSCKHALMGHQSLTSGMELRSNILVSGNADSTVKVWDIITGQCLQTLSGPNKHQSAVTCLQFNSRFVITSSDDGTVKLWDVKTGEFIRNLVALESGGSGGVVWRIRANDTKLICAVGSRNGTEETKLLVLDFDVEGACLKCS